A single genomic interval of Helianthus annuus cultivar XRQ/B chromosome 13, HanXRQr2.0-SUNRISE, whole genome shotgun sequence harbors:
- the LOC110902128 gene encoding putative disease resistance RPP13-like protein 1 isoform X1, which produces MAESVLSVVLPLLIEKLVSETSNSIARYKGIDAEIEKCQDSLKLIQDVLTDASQKEITNQAVKRWLNDLQHLAYDIDDVLDGWATEAMHREFTHKSEGMTSKVRKLIPSCCTNFSPTIKMRDKLDRINAKLERLVKQKDDFGLTVGGETKPNNNNNRRFQSSVVDPSSIVGRQAQKEELVQQLLLPAEEACDRNYSIVPILGMGGVGKTTLARLLYNEEQVKDHFEVKAWVCVSDEFDSFRISKEIFQSMAKKEISDFNELQEALRDHLTGKRFLLVLDDVWSERREDWETLVRPFYTCAPGSKIIVTTRKDKLLKILGYNPLNKQLESLSYDDALSLFAVHALGVRNFDSHLSLKPHGEGIVKKCNGLPLALIALGTSLRTKEDEDSWKEVLESEIWKLPVEDEIIPALRLSYHDLSGPLKQLFAYCSLFPKDFLFNKEELVILWMAEGFLHQPTRSDSTEEHLGHEFFDELLSRSFFQHAPNNESLFVMHDLMNDLATSVSTEFFLRLDNEHEKNIRKETLEKYRHMSFVREEYVAYKKFEAFERAKSLRTFLVTSVGEVESWRDFYLSNKILTDLLPEVPLLRVLSLSGFQISELPESIGTLRHLRYLNLSRTWINHLPETVGNLYNLQTLILFGCNNLTKFPNSFRKLTNLRHLDVGDTPLSFQMLLEIGKMESLKITLSKIKIESESGSEIAKLKDFKNLYEKISVVGLEKVQNATYAYEANFSQKKLSKLELIWSDELRDSRNEMLEKAVLNELKPCDDKLIQLQIRSYGGKEFPNWVGDPSFLCLKHVSIRGCKRCTSLPPLGQLPSLKKLVIEGLYGVEAVGSELFGTGQAFPSLEILSFDDMPGWKKWSGAVFPRLQKLEITCCPNLVEVTLEALPSLNVLEIKDCPNLVEVTLAALPSLNDLELYKCDSGVLRRLVEVASAVTKLDIKEISGLNDVMWRGVIEFLGAVEDLEIWWCNEIRYLVKSDADASKILVKLRKLVVWHCDNLVSIGEKEEEEDNCRSNLLTSLRTLDVSRCKNMERCSCPDGVEELTVSRCSSMTVISFPKGGQEKLRSLRIWHCRNVLEKEWEWGGKK; this is translated from the coding sequence ATGGCTGAAAGCGTGCTTTCTGTCGTCCTCCCTTTGCTCATTGAGAAGTTGGTCTCTGAAACTTCGAATAGCATTGCTCGCTACAAGGGAATTGATGCTGAGATTGAGAAATGTCAGGATTCGTTGAAACTAATCCAAGACGTGCTTACTGATGCTTCTCAGAAGGAGATAACCAATCAAGCTGTTAAACGATGGCTGAATGATCTACAGCATTTGGCTTATGACATCGATGACGTACTCGATGGTTGGGCAACTGAAGCTATGCATCGTGAGTTCACCCACAAGTCAGAAGGCATGACCAGCAAGGTAAGAAAGCTGATCCCAAGTTGTTGCACAAACTTCTCACCAACTATTAAGATGCGTGACAAGTTAGATCGTATTAACGCCAAGTTAGAACGTCTAGTTAAGCAGAAAGATGATTTTGGTTTGACTGTGGGAGGGGAAACTAAgccaaataataataataatagaagaTTCCAATCCTCTGTTGTTGATCCATCTAGTATTGTTGGACGCCAAGCTCAGAAAGAGGAACTGGTCCAACAGTTACTGTTACCAGCGGAAGAAGCATGTGATCGAAACTATAGCATTGTTCCCATACTTGGTATGGGTGGGGTTGGGAAAACTACTCTTGCTAGGCTTTTATATAACGAAGAGCAAGTCAAGGATCACTTCGAAGTGAAGGCATGGGTTTGTGTTTCAGACGAGTTTGATAGCTTTCGCATAAGCAAAGAGATCTTTCAATCTATGGCAAAAAAGGAAATTTCAGATTTTAATGAGCTTCAAGAAGCTCTCAGAGATCACCTAACTGGGAAAAGATTTTTACTGGTGTTGGACGATGTGTGGAGTGAGAGACGTGAGGATTGGGAAACCCTCGTCAGGCCGTTTTACACGTGTGCTCCAGGAAGTAAAATCATTGTAACAACACGGAAGGATAAATTGCTCAAAATTCTGGGTTACAATCCTCTAAACAAGCAGCTGGAGAGCCTGTCATATGATGATGCTTTGTCCTTGTTTGCTGTTCATGCTTTAGGCGTAAGAAATTTTGATTCACACTTGTCACTTAAACCACATGGTGAAGGCATTGTGAAAAAATGTAATGGGTTGCCTTTGGCATTGATTGCACTTGGGACATCACTGAGgacaaaagaagatgaagattCATGGAAGGAAGTGTTAGAAAGTGAGATATGGAAATTACCGGTTGAAGATGAAATCATCCCCGCCCTAAGACTAAGCTACCATGATCTTTCGGGACCTTTGAAGCAGTTGTTCGCATACTGCTCCTTGTTTCCCAAAGACTTCCTGTTTAACAAGGAAGAGCTGGTTATATTATGGATGGCAGAAGGGTTCTTGCACCAGCCAACTCGAAGTGATTCAACAGAAGAACACTTGGGCCATGAATTCTTTGACGAGTTGTTGTCAAGGTCATTTTTTCAACATGCACCTAATAATGAATCGTTGTTTGTGATGCATGACCTCATGAATGACTTGGCAACATCTGTTTCTACTGAGTTTTTTTTAAGGTTAGACAATGAGCACGAGAAGAATATTAGGAAGGAAACGTTGGAAAAGTACCGACACATGTCATTTGTTCGTGAGGAATATGTAGCTTACAAGAAGTTCGAGGCATTTGAAAGAGCCAAAAGTTTGAGGACATTCTTGGTAACGTCTGTTGGGGAGGTAGAAAGTTGGCGAGATTTCTACTTATCCAATAAGATTCTCACCGACTTGCTTCCCGAGGTACCACTACTAAGGGTTCTAAGTTTGAGCGGCTTTCAAATAAGTGAGTTACCAGAGTCCATTGGTACTTTGAGGCACTTGAGATATCTTAATCTATCTCGTACTTGGATCAATCATTTACCGGAAACTGTTGGAAATCTCTACAATTTACAAACATTGATCTTGTTTGGTTGTAATAACTTAACTAAGTTTCCCAACAGTTTCCGAAAGCTTACAAACCTACGGCATCTTGATGTTGGGGACACCCCGCTTTCGTTTCAGATGCTGTTAGAGATTGGCAAGATGGAAAGCCTAAAAATTACTCTCTCGAAAATCAAAATCGAAAGTGAAAGCGGAAGTGAAATAGCCAAACTTAAAGACTTTAAGAATCTATATGAAAAAATTTCCGTTGTAGGTTTGGAAAAAGTGCAAAATGCAACCTATGCATATGAGGCGAACTTTTCACAAAAGAAGCTTAGTAAGTTGGAGCTTATATGGAGTGATGAGCTACGTGATTCACGaaatgaaatgcttgaaaaggcAGTCCTAAATGAGTTGAAGCCTTGTGATGATAAGTTAATACAACTGCAAATCAGGTCATACGGGGGAAAAGAATTTCCAAATTGGGTTGGGGATCCCTCGTTTCTTTGTTTGAAGCATGTGTCAATAAGGGGTTGTAAGAGATGTACATCTCTACCGCCACTTGGGCAGCTACCGTCTCTCAAGAAGTTGGTTATAGAAGGCTTATATGGGGTGGAAGCTGTGGGTTCTGAGTTATTTGGGACTGGTCAAGCATTTCCTTCACTTGAAATTCTGAGTTTTGATGATATGCCTGGGTGGAAGAAATGGTCAGGGGCTGTGTTTCCACGCTTGCAAAAGCTTGAAATAACTTGTTGTCCTAATTTAGTTGAAGTCACACTTGAAGCACTGCCTTCATTGAATGTTCTTGAAATAAAAGATTGTCCTAATTTGGTTGAAGTCACACTTGCAGCACTGCCTTCATTGAATGATCTAGAATTATATAAATGTGATAGTGGTGTGTTGAGAAGGCTGGTTGAAGTAGCATCAGCAGTCACCAAGTTGGATATAAAGGAGATTTCAGGGCTTAATGATGTGATGTGGAGAGGTGTTATAGAGTTTCTTGGGGCAGTTGAAGATTTAGAGATATGGTGGTGTAATGAAATAAGATACCTGGTGAAATCAGATGCAGATGCAAGTAAGATTCTTGTGAAGCTGAGGAAACTGGTTGTGTGGCATTGTGATAATTTGGTGAGTATAGGAGAGAAAGAAGAGGAGGAGGATAATTGTAGGAGCAACCTCCTAACATCTCTTAGGACGTTGGATGTGTCTCGTTGTAAGAATATGGAGCGTTGCAGCTGTCCAGATGGCGTTGAGGAGTTGACTGTCTCCCGTTGTAGTTCAATGACAGTTATCTCATTTCCGAAAGGAGGACAGGAGAAGCTCAGGTCACTTAGAATCTGGCATTGCAGGAACGTATTGGAAAAGGAGTGGGAGTGGGGAGGAAAAAAATGA
- the LOC110902128 gene encoding putative disease resistance RPP13-like protein 1 isoform X2 has product MAESVLSVVLPLLIEKLVSETSNSIARYKGIDAEIEKCQDSLKLIQDVLTDASQKEITNQAVKRWLNDLQHLAYDIDDVLDGWATEAMHREFTHKSEGMTSKVRKLIPSCCTNFSPTIKMRDKLDRINAKLERLVKQKDDFGLTVGGETKPNNNNNRRFQSSVVDPSSIVGRQAQKEELVQQLLLPAEEACDRNYSIVPILGMGGVGKTTLARLLYNEEQVKDHFEVKAWVCVSDEFDSFRISKEIFQSMAKKEISDFNELQEALRDHLTGKRFLLVLDDVWSERREDWETLVRPFYTCAPGSKIIVTTRKDKLLKILGYNPLNKQLESLSYDDALSLFAVHALGVRNFDSHLSLKPHGEGIVKKCNGLPLALIALGTSLRTKEDEDSWKEVLESEIWKLPVEDEIIPALRLSYHDLSGPLKQLFAYCSLFPKDFLFNKEELVILWMAEGFLHQPTRSDSTEEHLGHEFFDELLSRSFFQHAPNNESLFVMHDLMNDLATSVSTEFFLRLDNEHEKNIRKETLEKYRHMSFVREEYVAYKKFEAFERAKSLRTFLVTSVGEVESWRDFYLSNKILTDLLPEVPLLRVLSLSGFQISELPESIGTLRHLRYLNLSRTWINHLPETVGNLYNLQTLILFGCNNLTKFPNSFRKLTNLRHLDVGDTPLSFQMLLEIGKMESLKITLSKIKIESESGSEIAKLKDFKNLYEKISVVGLEKVQNATYAYEANFSQKKLSKLELIWSDELRDSRNEMLEKAVLNELKPCDDKLIQLQIRSYGGKEFPNWVGDPSFLCLKHVSIRGCKRCTSLPPLGQLPSLKKLVIEGLYGVEAVGSELFGTGQAFPSLEILSFDDMPGWKKWSGAVFPRLQKLEIKDCPNLVEVTLAALPSLNDLELYKCDSGVLRRLVEVASAVTKLDIKEISGLNDVMWRGVIEFLGAVEDLEIWWCNEIRYLVKSDADASKILVKLRKLVVWHCDNLVSIGEKEEEEDNCRSNLLTSLRTLDVSRCKNMERCSCPDGVEELTVSRCSSMTVISFPKGGQEKLRSLRIWHCRNVLEKEWEWGGKK; this is encoded by the exons ATGGCTGAAAGCGTGCTTTCTGTCGTCCTCCCTTTGCTCATTGAGAAGTTGGTCTCTGAAACTTCGAATAGCATTGCTCGCTACAAGGGAATTGATGCTGAGATTGAGAAATGTCAGGATTCGTTGAAACTAATCCAAGACGTGCTTACTGATGCTTCTCAGAAGGAGATAACCAATCAAGCTGTTAAACGATGGCTGAATGATCTACAGCATTTGGCTTATGACATCGATGACGTACTCGATGGTTGGGCAACTGAAGCTATGCATCGTGAGTTCACCCACAAGTCAGAAGGCATGACCAGCAAGGTAAGAAAGCTGATCCCAAGTTGTTGCACAAACTTCTCACCAACTATTAAGATGCGTGACAAGTTAGATCGTATTAACGCCAAGTTAGAACGTCTAGTTAAGCAGAAAGATGATTTTGGTTTGACTGTGGGAGGGGAAACTAAgccaaataataataataatagaagaTTCCAATCCTCTGTTGTTGATCCATCTAGTATTGTTGGACGCCAAGCTCAGAAAGAGGAACTGGTCCAACAGTTACTGTTACCAGCGGAAGAAGCATGTGATCGAAACTATAGCATTGTTCCCATACTTGGTATGGGTGGGGTTGGGAAAACTACTCTTGCTAGGCTTTTATATAACGAAGAGCAAGTCAAGGATCACTTCGAAGTGAAGGCATGGGTTTGTGTTTCAGACGAGTTTGATAGCTTTCGCATAAGCAAAGAGATCTTTCAATCTATGGCAAAAAAGGAAATTTCAGATTTTAATGAGCTTCAAGAAGCTCTCAGAGATCACCTAACTGGGAAAAGATTTTTACTGGTGTTGGACGATGTGTGGAGTGAGAGACGTGAGGATTGGGAAACCCTCGTCAGGCCGTTTTACACGTGTGCTCCAGGAAGTAAAATCATTGTAACAACACGGAAGGATAAATTGCTCAAAATTCTGGGTTACAATCCTCTAAACAAGCAGCTGGAGAGCCTGTCATATGATGATGCTTTGTCCTTGTTTGCTGTTCATGCTTTAGGCGTAAGAAATTTTGATTCACACTTGTCACTTAAACCACATGGTGAAGGCATTGTGAAAAAATGTAATGGGTTGCCTTTGGCATTGATTGCACTTGGGACATCACTGAGgacaaaagaagatgaagattCATGGAAGGAAGTGTTAGAAAGTGAGATATGGAAATTACCGGTTGAAGATGAAATCATCCCCGCCCTAAGACTAAGCTACCATGATCTTTCGGGACCTTTGAAGCAGTTGTTCGCATACTGCTCCTTGTTTCCCAAAGACTTCCTGTTTAACAAGGAAGAGCTGGTTATATTATGGATGGCAGAAGGGTTCTTGCACCAGCCAACTCGAAGTGATTCAACAGAAGAACACTTGGGCCATGAATTCTTTGACGAGTTGTTGTCAAGGTCATTTTTTCAACATGCACCTAATAATGAATCGTTGTTTGTGATGCATGACCTCATGAATGACTTGGCAACATCTGTTTCTACTGAGTTTTTTTTAAGGTTAGACAATGAGCACGAGAAGAATATTAGGAAGGAAACGTTGGAAAAGTACCGACACATGTCATTTGTTCGTGAGGAATATGTAGCTTACAAGAAGTTCGAGGCATTTGAAAGAGCCAAAAGTTTGAGGACATTCTTGGTAACGTCTGTTGGGGAGGTAGAAAGTTGGCGAGATTTCTACTTATCCAATAAGATTCTCACCGACTTGCTTCCCGAGGTACCACTACTAAGGGTTCTAAGTTTGAGCGGCTTTCAAATAAGTGAGTTACCAGAGTCCATTGGTACTTTGAGGCACTTGAGATATCTTAATCTATCTCGTACTTGGATCAATCATTTACCGGAAACTGTTGGAAATCTCTACAATTTACAAACATTGATCTTGTTTGGTTGTAATAACTTAACTAAGTTTCCCAACAGTTTCCGAAAGCTTACAAACCTACGGCATCTTGATGTTGGGGACACCCCGCTTTCGTTTCAGATGCTGTTAGAGATTGGCAAGATGGAAAGCCTAAAAATTACTCTCTCGAAAATCAAAATCGAAAGTGAAAGCGGAAGTGAAATAGCCAAACTTAAAGACTTTAAGAATCTATATGAAAAAATTTCCGTTGTAGGTTTGGAAAAAGTGCAAAATGCAACCTATGCATATGAGGCGAACTTTTCACAAAAGAAGCTTAGTAAGTTGGAGCTTATATGGAGTGATGAGCTACGTGATTCACGaaatgaaatgcttgaaaaggcAGTCCTAAATGAGTTGAAGCCTTGTGATGATAAGTTAATACAACTGCAAATCAGGTCATACGGGGGAAAAGAATTTCCAAATTGGGTTGGGGATCCCTCGTTTCTTTGTTTGAAGCATGTGTCAATAAGGGGTTGTAAGAGATGTACATCTCTACCGCCACTTGGGCAGCTACCGTCTCTCAAGAAGTTGGTTATAGAAGGCTTATATGGGGTGGAAGCTGTGGGTTCTGAGTTATTTGGGACTGGTCAAGCATTTCCTTCACTTGAAATTCTGAGTTTTGATGATATGCCTGGGTGGAAGAAATGGTCAGGGGCTGTGTTTCCACGCTTGCAAAAGCTTGAA ATAAAAGATTGTCCTAATTTGGTTGAAGTCACACTTGCAGCACTGCCTTCATTGAATGATCTAGAATTATATAAATGTGATAGTGGTGTGTTGAGAAGGCTGGTTGAAGTAGCATCAGCAGTCACCAAGTTGGATATAAAGGAGATTTCAGGGCTTAATGATGTGATGTGGAGAGGTGTTATAGAGTTTCTTGGGGCAGTTGAAGATTTAGAGATATGGTGGTGTAATGAAATAAGATACCTGGTGAAATCAGATGCAGATGCAAGTAAGATTCTTGTGAAGCTGAGGAAACTGGTTGTGTGGCATTGTGATAATTTGGTGAGTATAGGAGAGAAAGAAGAGGAGGAGGATAATTGTAGGAGCAACCTCCTAACATCTCTTAGGACGTTGGATGTGTCTCGTTGTAAGAATATGGAGCGTTGCAGCTGTCCAGATGGCGTTGAGGAGTTGACTGTCTCCCGTTGTAGTTCAATGACAGTTATCTCATTTCCGAAAGGAGGACAGGAGAAGCTCAGGTCACTTAGAATCTGGCATTGCAGGAACGTATTGGAAAAGGAGTGGGAGTGGGGAGGAAAAAAATGA